aaaaccagaaaggaaGGGAATTAAACAGGTTTCCTTCTTGGAATCATCTCTAGCTCCTGTGGAAACTGACAGGTCCACGATTCTGCACCATTTTGCCTTTAGCCTCCCAGCCCtcacccaggctgtgcccaggcagaggtgcatctgccagctcctgcagtggctcccagggtggcagagcagggcagcctgtgccacaaggatgctgtgggcagaCTCTGCTCACCACCTTTGCTGTCCTAGGACACAGCCTgctccctggcagctgcagtTCACCAGCTGCTTGCTGGTATGTCCCTGTGAAGTCTGTTCTCTTTCTGGCAGACAGGAAGGGCACaagcacaggctgcctgggaaCTGGGCAGCGCTGCTGGctggtgccagcactgccaggttctGAGGGTCTCCCCAGCTTTCAGCCACCTTTAGAGACCAGGCTGCCAACCAAAACTTGAGCAAAGGCCATTGCAATGAGGctactttcctctctttccttttttttctcactgcACCCAGCAGTGTCCTCAGCAGTGGCACTTGCAGGGAGCGTGGCAGGGCGGCTGAGGCCTCGCGCTGGTGTtcagcagcaccctgccccTTTCAAAGACTCACAAGGACCCCCCCACCTGGCTTTGACAACCTTTAGGACCCACCAGAGGGCTACTGTGACACTAGATGCTTGCTTTTGACGTTGTGTTAAGAGTGACAAACCCCCCAGAAGGTTCCTGTCCAAACCGGCAGCCTTACAGAGTTAGGACTTGGTGTGCGCTTGGACTGCTGTGAGTTAACCTTTGGAGTGAGCAGAGCCAgcccctggcttccccctccccccacagcGTGTTCATGGGTGGCAGTGTTTAAAAACTTAGGAGATAaataataaaggaaataaaggaaaggaaactgcTCACTGCTTGTGTGCCTGGCAAGGTGTGGgcttctgctgctcagcagcaggggctcagctcccccccttccccacccaGCCTGCCCCTCGCCTTGCTTGGTTTCAGccagctgctcactgcttgTTTTCTTCCAGGGCCCTTTCTGTTGAAAGGGGAATGGGAGACACCAGTGCCTGTTTTTACCTGACCCCAGAGGTTTCATTCCAAACCTGGCCTGCGATTGCATGAggaacaataataataataataataccaaTACCAGtaacaagaagaagaagaatatttatttttatttgagaaGCACCTTACCAACCAACTGCAACGCTCTGTTTTTCCCTCACtaacttcccttttcttttttctttttttttctttttttttttttaattctctgccccccttctccctctcccacccCCTTGGTCTTACTCCTCTTCAGTGCTCGGTGGTGTATGCGTGTGTGCTTACTGTTCTTGTACTCaataaaagtgaaataaatgtGTTTGATGCTAAACCAGTGTGGGCCCTCCCTCAGCTCTTTCCTACCAAGGGGATTGAGAAGTGAAAagggggtggaggagggggGATCCTTGTTTGTCACCAAACTAGGGAGGTCAGAGCAGACTCCTTCACTCAGGATTTGCAGTGTTCCTCTGTTGTGCCCTGCCCAGGTGTGCTGGGGattcacagaggcacagagaggaaggggttggaagggacctctggaggtcataaagcccaagccccctgccaggtgCCATGGTGAAGTCAAAGCATGAAGAAAATCAACCTCACTGCAAAATACCCCAGGAGAAATGGTTGTGTGGTAGATCCAGGTGCTGGGATTAGAGACCTGGAGAGGTTAAAGCCAGCAGCTGTTGGCAGCTGTGGTTGCTTTCTGTCAtggcatagaatcagagaatggtaggggatggaagggagctgtggagatcatccagcccaacccccctgccagagcagggcacccagggcagctcacacaggaacacagccaaggggggcttgaatgcctccagagaaggagactccacaacctctctgggcagcctgctccaggcctcagcagcctcacagtgcagaagttcctcctcatctttagatggaacttcctatggtcAAGTCCATGTCCATCACCTCTTGCCCtgtcgctgggcaccactgagaagagcctggccccatctccctgacccccaccccttaGATGTTTGTAAGCATTGAGGAggtccccctcagcctcctcttctccaggctaaccacccccagctctcagcctctcctcacaccagagctgttcagtcccctcagcagctcactgGCCCTGTGCTGGCCTCTCCCCAGTagctctctgtccttcttgagctggggagcccagaactggacacagcactgcagatgtgagctcagcagggcagagtagaggggcaggagaacctcccttgacctgctggccacactcctcttgatgcagcccaggctgcccttggcctccttggccaccagagctcattgctggctctgttgtccatcagcactctaaggtccttctccccaggtgcaggactcttcACTTGTCCTTGCTGAATTTCCCTGGattctccctgccctgctctccagcctgttcaggtgaGGTTGATTCCTCCTCCCAAGCAATGCACACTGCAATTCCTCAGGACTTGCACAGGACTCTTGGAGAAGGAAGGTTTAGCTAACACAGTCACTCCTCCTACCTGCTCAGGGGGCAGGATTCAGCAAAATCTGTGTCTGTGCTTGAGTGAGTGCTCTGGGGTCTCCCAGACCTCACATTCTCCTTTTGTGGCACCAAGGATGCTTCTGATGTTCTTCTGGTCACCTTCAGCCCCCAACAAATCAAATGTTCTCTGACCATTCTTTCTTACCTATCCTCTATGCTCATTAGGGAGCAAAGTAAGAAGTTTGAAAACAACTTGTGACAGAAGCAATGTGTTAAAAACATCTCATGACCAACTGATGCAATGAGAAACTTGAGGTCTCcagcaaaacaaaggaaagaatgaaaaagaatcatagaattgtgagggtcggaagggacctcaaggctcagccagctccaaccccctgccatgggcagggacacctcacaccacagcaggttgctcacagccacctccagcctggctgcaaaaacctccagggatgaggcttccaccacctccctgggcaacctctgccagtctctcaccaccctcatggggaacaatttcctcctgacatccaatctgaatctccccacttctacttttgctccatccccctcaagtcctatcactccctgacaccctcaaaagtccctcctcagctttcttcagaTCCTGGGAGGCCACctggaaggtctcctgggagccttctcctctccagactgcacaaccccaactctctcaggctgtctccagatcagagcagctccagccctctgctcctcctcgtggcccttctctggacaccttccagcacctccagatccttcttccTATCCACCCACCATTGCCGTCCTCATGCCCACCTTTGCTGCCCCATGTGTGCCTACAAAAGTTGGCAGCTGCTGCATGAAGCCTCTCTGAGCTCccgcagcagccagcctggtgcCACCTGTGCTTtggagagagcagagcccagggtgTCCATGTGCAGAGACCCTGCCACCTTGGGCTGCACTTCATTAGGCTGTGGGGTCCCCTGCGTTCAAAGAGCAAGACTGAGCAAGACTTTGAGGTTAGCCCAGGGCCATGGTTGTCAGCTGGGGAGGTCTAGGGGTGCAAGACCGTCTTTGGGGGACGCTGGCTCAGAATGGAGCAGCCGCCAGACATGGAGGGCCCTAGGCACAAATGTGACCTCAGACCGTGGTGTCttgggagccaggtggggtgCGCGGGGGGGTCCAAGAGACCACCGCCCGCTGAGGACCGTGGGCACAACTGCCTGCAGTGAGTGAGCGCCCGGGGAGCTCACTACAGGACCGGAGGTGGAACGAGAGCTCACTACGCCCGGAACGGCCGTGCCCGGAGCGGTCGTGCCCGGAACGGTCTTGCCCGGGACGGTGGCGCCACCCGGGCAGTTTTCGGCGCGGTCCGTCCGGCGCGGTCTGTCCGGCGCGGTCCATCCGGCGCGGGCGGTGCGGCTCGGTCCATCCGGCGCGGTCCGTCCGGCGCGGTCCGTCCGGCTCGGTCCGTCCGGCGCGGTCCGTCCGGCGCGGTCCGTCCGGCGCGGTCCGTCCGGCTCGGTCCGTCCGGCGCGGTCCGTCCGGCGCGGCCATGGCAGGCCCGCGGCTGGAGCCCGAGCTGGCTCGGCAGCTCTTCTTCGAGGGCGCGGCGGTCGTGATGCTGGGTGTGCCGGAGGGCACCGAGTTCGGCATCGATTACAGCAGCTGGGTCGTGGGTCCCCGGTTCCGCGGCGTCAAGATGATCCCCCCGGGCGTCCACTTCCTGCACTGCAGCGCGGGCCGGGCGGGCGGAGGGCGGGAGACAGGGCCCCGGACCGGCTTCTTCCTCAGCCTGCAGCGCCGGGAGGTGCGGGTGCTGCGCTGGGACGCGGCCCGAGAGGCGGTGGTCCCGGCGGCCCCGGGCGCGGGGGAGGCCGAGGCCTTCCGGGAGAACCTGCAGGAGATGGATCGGTTCCTGGGGCCCTACCCCTACGAGACGCTGAAGAAGTGGgtctccctcaccagcttcatcggCGAAGCGGCCATGAAGAAGCTGCAGCCGGAGAGCGGCCAGATCTGCGCCTTCGCGGAGGTGCTGCCGGTCGCGGCGGGGAGGCAC
This genomic stretch from Indicator indicator isolate 239-I01 unplaced genomic scaffold, UM_Iind_1.1 iindUn_scaffold_404, whole genome shotgun sequence harbors:
- the AAR2 gene encoding protein AAR2 homolog yields the protein MAGPRLEPELARQLFFEGAAVVMLGVPEGTEFGIDYSSWVVGPRFRGVKMIPPGVHFLHCSAGRAGGGRETGPRTGFFLSLQRREVRVLRWDAAREAVVPAAPGAGEAEAFRENLQEMDRFLGPYPYETLKKWVSLTSFIGEAAMKKLQPESGQICAFAEVLPVAAGRHTRDRAEQRLPPVDAECRSYAEGMARLPRMEPKAGTEIRFTELPKQMYPEGATPEEITRHSMDLSYALEKVINQRYASQPLELLAELQFAFICFLIGNVYDAFEHWKRLLNILCRSEDAMGRYQELYSSLISVLYHQLNEIPADFFVDIVSQDNFLTSTLQ